One stretch of Myxocyprinus asiaticus isolate MX2 ecotype Aquarium Trade chromosome 23, UBuf_Myxa_2, whole genome shotgun sequence DNA includes these proteins:
- the LOC127414419 gene encoding E3 ubiquitin-protein ligase MARCHF5 isoform X2, giving the protein MGRKRWIFMRSCWVCFATDEDDRTAEWVRPCRCRGSTKWVHQSCLQRWVDEKQRGNSTARVACPQCNAEYLIVFPKLGPVVYVLDLADRLISKACPFAAAGIMVGSIYWTAVTYGAVTVMQVVGHKEGLDVMERADPLFLLIGLPTIPVMLILGKMIRWEDYVLRLWRKYSNKLQILNSIFPGIGCPVPRIPAEASPLADHVSATRILCGALVFPTIATIVGKLMFSSVNSNLQRTILGGIAFVAIKGAFKVYFKQQQYLRQAHRKILNFPELEEA; this is encoded by the exons atgggaagaaaacgctggattttcatgag gagTTGTTGGGTGTGTTTTGCCACAGATGAGGATGACCGAACGGCAGAATGGGTGCGTCCGTGCCGTTGCCGGGGTTCTACTAAGTGGGTTCATCAGTCATGTCTGCAGCGTTGGGTGGACGAGAAACAGAGAGGCAACAGCACGGCACGCGTCGCCTGTCCGCAGTGCAATGCAGAGTATCTCATCGTGTTCCCCAAACTCG ggCCAGTTGTATATGTGTTGGATCTGGCAGACAGACTGATCTCAAAGGCCTGCCCGTTTGCTGCTGCTGGTATCATGGTAGGATCCATTTACTGGACGGCCGTCACATACGGGGCTGTTACAGTCATGCAG GTTGTGGGTCATAAGGAAGGTCTGGATGTAATGGAACGGGCGGATCCTCTCTTCCTGTTGATCGGCCTGCCCACCATTCCAGTTATGCTAATTTTGGGGAAGATGATTCGTTGGGAAGATTATGTGCTCCGCCTGTGGAGGAAATACTCCAATAAGCTTCAGATCCTCAACAGTATCTTCCCAG GTATTGGCTGTCCAGTGCCGAGGATCCCGGCGGAGGCCAGTCCACTGGCCGATCACGTATCGGCCACACGTATCCTGTGCGGAGCCCTCGTTTTCCCCACCATTGCCACCATCGTGGGTAAACTGATGTTTAGCAGTGTCAACTCTAATCTTCAGAGGACTATTCTG GGTGGCATTGCGTTTGTGGCTATTAAAGGGGCATTCAAGGTTTATTTCAAGCAGCAGCAGTATCTACGACAAGCTCATCGCAAGATCCTAAATTTCCCAGAGCTGGAAGAGGCCTGA
- the LOC127414419 gene encoding E3 ubiquitin-protein ligase MARCHF5 isoform X1, translated as MAEEGAVVMQQIVDRSCWVCFATDEDDRTAEWVRPCRCRGSTKWVHQSCLQRWVDEKQRGNSTARVACPQCNAEYLIVFPKLGPVVYVLDLADRLISKACPFAAAGIMVGSIYWTAVTYGAVTVMQVVGHKEGLDVMERADPLFLLIGLPTIPVMLILGKMIRWEDYVLRLWRKYSNKLQILNSIFPGIGCPVPRIPAEASPLADHVSATRILCGALVFPTIATIVGKLMFSSVNSNLQRTILGGIAFVAIKGAFKVYFKQQQYLRQAHRKILNFPELEEA; from the exons gagTTGTTGGGTGTGTTTTGCCACAGATGAGGATGACCGAACGGCAGAATGGGTGCGTCCGTGCCGTTGCCGGGGTTCTACTAAGTGGGTTCATCAGTCATGTCTGCAGCGTTGGGTGGACGAGAAACAGAGAGGCAACAGCACGGCACGCGTCGCCTGTCCGCAGTGCAATGCAGAGTATCTCATCGTGTTCCCCAAACTCG ggCCAGTTGTATATGTGTTGGATCTGGCAGACAGACTGATCTCAAAGGCCTGCCCGTTTGCTGCTGCTGGTATCATGGTAGGATCCATTTACTGGACGGCCGTCACATACGGGGCTGTTACAGTCATGCAG GTTGTGGGTCATAAGGAAGGTCTGGATGTAATGGAACGGGCGGATCCTCTCTTCCTGTTGATCGGCCTGCCCACCATTCCAGTTATGCTAATTTTGGGGAAGATGATTCGTTGGGAAGATTATGTGCTCCGCCTGTGGAGGAAATACTCCAATAAGCTTCAGATCCTCAACAGTATCTTCCCAG GTATTGGCTGTCCAGTGCCGAGGATCCCGGCGGAGGCCAGTCCACTGGCCGATCACGTATCGGCCACACGTATCCTGTGCGGAGCCCTCGTTTTCCCCACCATTGCCACCATCGTGGGTAAACTGATGTTTAGCAGTGTCAACTCTAATCTTCAGAGGACTATTCTG GGTGGCATTGCGTTTGTGGCTATTAAAGGGGCATTCAAGGTTTATTTCAAGCAGCAGCAGTATCTACGACAAGCTCATCGCAAGATCCTAAATTTCCCAGAGCTGGAAGAGGCCTGA